ACCAGCGTCACCTGTTGCTGCTGATAACGGTAGCTGCCGACCTTCTTTTCCACCGTCACGCCCGGCCAGTTGCCGACAGTTTGCTTACCGCCGGTCAGGACGTTGAATAACGTCGTTTTGCCACAGTTCGGGTTGCCCACCACGCAAATTACGGGTTGCGTACTCATAAAAAATCCTTACCTGCCCGGATTAACATTTTTCCAGAATCAAAATCTGCGCTTCGCCTTTGCGCACGCTGATCGCCGCGCCACGCAGGCGCAGCTCAATCGGGTCGCCCAACGGCGCCACGCGCGACACCGAAAACTCCACCCCCGGCGTGACCCCCAGCGCCAACAGACGCTTGCGGTAATCCGCCGATCCTTTCTGAAACCCCAGCACACGCCACTGTGTGCCCACCGCCAATGCTTCCAGTGTCATCGCTGTGTTGACCTCATACCTATTGTTGCGTCTGTTGCGTCAGAGTAACGACCGTTGTCGTGAACCCGTAGTTATCAAATGATGGTCATAAACCTGTGGTTATAAACCGATAGTTAGGCTGATTATTGCTGCGGCGACACCCACACCTGCTTGCCCATCTCCCAGTTGATCGCCACCCGGCTGTCGCCGGAGGCCAGCATCAACGGCTGAT
The DNA window shown above is from Dickeya dadantii NCPPB 898 and carries:
- a CDS encoding FeoA family protein — protein: MTLEALAVGTQWRVLGFQKGSADYRKRLLALGVTPGVEFSVSRVAPLGDPIELRLRGAAISVRKGEAQILILEKC